From the genome of Desulfovibrio aminophilus, one region includes:
- a CDS encoding sigma 54-interacting transcriptional regulator has product MKTRMAALFASDRPDLPALLDGLPVGVAVLDEECRVRFLNKTLESLTGFAREDVRGLPCRHVLRSRACVQGCPWARPEGEGGSLETDLINRHRRRIAVRLTPVLLRDADGRELARLDVIEDLTPIKEMEERLSQAAGPGQMVGRSQAMEKLLRLVPVIAQSDSPVLITGETGTGKDLLAEAVHRASPRSREPFVRFSCGPMPEELLEADLFGRRGSGGEGRPGRFQQAHNGTLYLSEIADLPVQQQARLVRCLDERAILPVGADKPVRVNVRLIASTNADPEALIRSGRLREDLFHRLAAFRLHLPPLRQRGEDVSFLLQHFLGVYAARFKKTIAGFSPKALRLLSAYAFPGNVRELKNIVEFAAMVCSGETILPAHLPAHLPGAHDAPEAAPRAARKTGRKAKG; this is encoded by the coding sequence GTGAAAACGCGGATGGCAGCCTTGTTCGCCTCGGATCGACCGGATCTTCCCGCCCTCCTGGACGGCCTGCCCGTGGGCGTGGCCGTCCTGGACGAGGAGTGCCGCGTGCGGTTCCTGAACAAGACCCTGGAGTCGCTCACCGGCTTCGCCCGGGAAGACGTGCGGGGCCTGCCCTGCCGCCACGTGCTCCGTTCCCGGGCTTGTGTCCAGGGCTGCCCCTGGGCGAGGCCCGAGGGCGAGGGCGGAAGCCTGGAGACGGACCTCATCAACCGCCACCGCCGCCGCATCGCCGTGCGCCTGACCCCGGTGCTCCTGCGCGACGCCGACGGCCGCGAGCTGGCCCGCCTGGACGTGATCGAGGACCTGACCCCGATCAAGGAGATGGAGGAGCGCCTGTCCCAGGCCGCCGGGCCGGGTCAGATGGTCGGCCGCAGCCAGGCCATGGAGAAGCTCCTGCGCCTGGTCCCGGTCATCGCCCAGAGCGACTCGCCCGTGCTCATCACCGGCGAGACCGGCACGGGCAAGGACCTCCTGGCCGAGGCCGTGCACCGGGCCTCGCCCCGCTCGCGCGAGCCCTTCGTGCGCTTCAGCTGCGGGCCCATGCCCGAGGAGCTGCTGGAGGCCGACCTCTTCGGCCGACGCGGCTCCGGCGGCGAGGGCCGCCCGGGGCGCTTCCAGCAGGCCCACAACGGCACCCTCTATCTCTCGGAAATCGCGGACCTGCCGGTGCAGCAGCAGGCCCGGCTGGTGCGCTGCCTGGACGAGCGGGCCATCCTGCCCGTGGGCGCGGACAAGCCCGTGCGGGTCAACGTCCGGCTCATCGCCTCGACCAACGCCGACCCGGAGGCCCTGATCCGCTCCGGCAGGCTGCGCGAGGACCTCTTCCACCGCCTGGCGGCCTTCCGCCTGCACCTGCCGCCCCTGCGGCAGCGCGGGGAGGACGTGAGCTTCCTGCTCCAGCACTTCCTGGGCGTCTACGCCGCGCGCTTCAAGAAGACCATCGCGGGCTTCTCGCCCAAGGCCTTGCGCCTGCTCTCGGCCTACGCCTTCCCGGGCAACGTCCGGGAGCTGAAGAACATCGTGGAGTTCGCGGCCATGGTCTGCTCCGGCGAGACCATCCTGCCCGCCCACCTGCCCGCCCATCTGCCCGGGGCCCACGACGCGCCCGAGGCCGCCCCCAGGGCCGCGCGCAAGACCGGCCGCAAGGCCAAGGGCTAG
- a CDS encoding DUF1634 domain-containing protein, with protein sequence MSTQNTAAPKEQLLYGTMLFYGCWSGLLIMLLTYLIYCFGVLDPHVGMQDVTRLWSMPVGEYLSQAGVPVGWGWATLLNRGDFLNFIGIAFLAGLTIICYIPLIGAYLKKKDPIFAILAVAEIIVLSVAASGLVGSGGH encoded by the coding sequence ATGTCCACGCAGAACACCGCCGCTCCCAAGGAGCAGCTTCTCTACGGCACCATGCTCTTCTACGGCTGCTGGAGCGGCCTTCTGATCATGCTCCTGACCTACCTGATCTACTGCTTCGGCGTACTCGACCCGCACGTCGGCATGCAGGACGTGACCCGACTCTGGTCCATGCCCGTGGGCGAGTACCTGTCCCAGGCCGGCGTGCCCGTGGGCTGGGGCTGGGCGACGCTCCTGAACCGGGGCGATTTTTTGAATTTCATCGGCATCGCCTTCCTGGCGGGCCTGACCATCATTTGCTACATTCCGCTCATCGGGGCCTACCTCAAGAAGAAGGACCCGATCTTCGCGATCCTGGCCGTGGCCGAGATCATCGTCCTCAGCGTGGCCGCCTCGGGCCTGGTGGGTTCCGGCGGCCACTAA
- a CDS encoding sulfite exporter TauE/SafE family protein, translating into MKRNAKWICALAGAALVVLVAATLAWSSSDGGEVAAQMAAATGNGSNLPWWAWPIILLFFCFVLGIIAVLAGVGGGVLFVPLVSGFFPFHLDFVRGAGLLVALAGALAAGPGLLRRNLASLRLALPVALIASSCAIVGAFLGLALPTNVVQLCLGGTIMFIAILLLTSKNVVRPVVTKQDALGLALGMSGAYTEASTGEVIEWKTHRTLPGLLLFIVIGVMAGMFGLGAGWANVPVLNLLMGAPLKVAVGTSKFLLSITDTSAAWVYLNKGCVIPLMAIPSIIGLMVGSFVGVRLLAKAKPKFIRYMVIGVLLFAGGKALLKGLGI; encoded by the coding sequence ATGAAACGCAACGCGAAATGGATTTGTGCGCTGGCGGGGGCCGCGCTGGTCGTGCTCGTGGCGGCCACGCTGGCCTGGTCCTCCTCGGACGGCGGCGAAGTGGCCGCGCAGATGGCCGCCGCCACCGGCAACGGCTCGAACCTTCCCTGGTGGGCCTGGCCCATCATTCTGCTGTTCTTCTGTTTCGTGCTCGGCATCATCGCCGTGCTCGCGGGCGTGGGCGGGGGCGTGCTCTTCGTGCCCCTGGTCAGCGGGTTCTTCCCCTTCCACCTGGACTTCGTCCGAGGCGCGGGCCTGCTCGTGGCCCTGGCCGGCGCCCTGGCCGCCGGACCGGGCCTGCTGCGCCGCAACCTGGCCAGCCTGCGCCTGGCCCTGCCCGTGGCCCTCATCGCCTCCAGTTGCGCCATCGTGGGCGCCTTCCTGGGCCTGGCCCTGCCCACCAACGTGGTCCAGCTCTGCCTGGGCGGCACGATCATGTTCATCGCCATCCTGCTGCTGACCTCCAAGAACGTGGTCCGGCCCGTGGTCACCAAGCAGGACGCCCTGGGCCTGGCCCTGGGCATGAGCGGAGCCTACACCGAGGCCTCCACCGGCGAAGTCATCGAGTGGAAGACCCACCGGACCCTGCCCGGCCTGCTCCTGTTCATCGTCATCGGCGTCATGGCCGGCATGTTCGGCCTGGGCGCCGGTTGGGCCAACGTGCCCGTGCTCAACCTGCTCATGGGCGCGCCGCTCAAGGTGGCCGTGGGCACGAGCAAGTTCCTGCTCTCCATCACCGACACCTCGGCGGCCTGGGTCTACCTGAACAAGGGCTGCGTCATCCCGCTCATGGCCATCCCCTCGATCATCGGCCTCATGGTCGGCTCCTTCGTGGGCGTGCGGCTGCTGGCCAAGGCCAAGCCCAAGTTCATCCGCTACATGGTCATCGGCGTGCTCCTCTTCGCCGGGGGCAAGGCCCTGCTCAAGGGCCTGGGCATCTAG
- a CDS encoding sigma-54 dependent transcriptional regulator gives MKNEKKKMVASGGKKLPHGTGDTVVLELGGEEGVGSFVFRSRAMRDVYQLATQVAGSDASILVYGESGTGKELFARLVHRLSDRRHRPFVPVNCGVLKGELFADKFFGHEPGAYTGAQRQRKGSFELAEDGTLFLDEVGEIPPPNQVDFLRVLEERNFKRLGGERDLPFSARIVAATNRLLPDMVARGDFRADLFYRLNVVPVSLPPLRERQDDIADLAEYFLAVFRHRYHKHGLRLDSDTIEALALYSWPGNVRELRNLIERLVLLSPEDVIRPGHLPLEMRLGGGLPAAEDGPADLCLEAAVREAEVRAILRAWRQSGGSKARTAELLAVSPRTLRYKLAEYALKLGF, from the coding sequence GTGAAAAACGAGAAAAAGAAGATGGTTGCGTCTGGCGGCAAAAAATTGCCGCATGGGACCGGCGACACCGTGGTCCTGGAGCTCGGCGGCGAGGAGGGCGTGGGCAGCTTCGTCTTCCGCTCCCGGGCCATGCGCGACGTCTACCAGCTGGCCACCCAGGTGGCGGGCTCGGACGCCTCCATCCTGGTCTACGGCGAGTCCGGCACGGGCAAGGAGCTCTTCGCCCGGCTGGTGCACCGCCTCTCGGACCGCCGCCACCGGCCCTTCGTGCCGGTGAACTGCGGCGTGCTCAAGGGCGAGCTCTTCGCGGACAAGTTCTTCGGCCACGAGCCCGGGGCCTACACCGGGGCCCAGCGCCAGCGCAAGGGCAGCTTCGAGCTGGCCGAGGACGGCACCCTGTTCCTGGACGAGGTGGGCGAGATCCCGCCGCCCAACCAGGTGGACTTCCTGCGCGTGCTGGAGGAGAGGAACTTCAAGCGCCTGGGCGGCGAGCGCGACCTGCCCTTCAGCGCCCGCATCGTGGCCGCCACCAACCGCCTGCTGCCGGACATGGTGGCCCGGGGCGACTTCCGCGCCGACCTCTTCTACCGCCTGAACGTGGTGCCCGTGTCGCTGCCGCCGCTGCGCGAACGCCAGGACGACATCGCGGACCTGGCCGAATACTTCCTGGCCGTGTTCCGCCACCGCTACCACAAGCACGGCCTGCGCCTGGATTCGGACACGATCGAGGCCCTGGCCCTCTATTCCTGGCCGGGCAACGTCCGCGAACTGCGCAATCTCATCGAGCGGCTCGTGCTCCTGAGCCCGGAGGACGTGATCCGGCCCGGCCACCTGCCCCTGGAGATGCGCCTGGGCGGAGGGCTGCCCGCGGCCGAGGACGGACCGGCGGACCTCTGTCTGGAGGCCGCCGTGCGCGAGGCCGAGGTCCGGGCCATTCTGCGGGCCTGGAGGCAGTCGGGGGGCAGCAAGGCGCGCACCGCCGAGCTGCTGGCGGTGAGCCCGCGCACGTTGCGCTACAAGCTGGCCGAGTACGCGCTCAAGCTGGGGTTCTAG